DNA sequence from the Acanthochromis polyacanthus isolate Apoly-LR-REF ecotype Palm Island chromosome 5, KAUST_Apoly_ChrSc, whole genome shotgun sequence genome:
GTATACTTATTTTTAAatagtatctatctatctatcgatctatctatctatctatctgtcaaAGAATGTCATCatctttaaatttaattatCGGTAACATGtatattttgcagttttattgtaAATCCTGCTGTTTTTGTAAGTCAAGAACTTTGCACTTTCCCTGCATCTTATTTTGAACAGTACATGAGgcgctgtttgtgtgtgcgttcGTGCGTGCGTTCGTGCGTGcgtgtgttgctgtgtgaagCTGCTGGCTGCAGCTTTTCTGTCACTGCGGGCGCTGAAACGCAAAACCTTTCTTGGAAACTGATTCCAGGAACCTCCGTCAGCCCAGATGAACTGAGCTGCTTTCTGCTTTGCTGGATAAAGAGCTCTCACTCCGGCTGCAGCCTCAGTCGGACCTCAGCTCTGCACCGGAGACACACACggacacattttctcattttgtgggTCCTCAGCAGAGACTTTTTAAGGAATGTTTAATGTCGCTGCCACCCGAGACTGGTGCGACATTTGAATATTCATACTGGACTTTTCTTCAGCCGGTTTTCAAACAAGCCTTATGATTTTTCTGGATTTAAGGTAAGATCATGTCAGACATCGAGTTTGTAGTCACGAGTTGGGGGCATTTATTtgcattgtgtgtttgtatgttgcAGTACTGCTTATGCTGCCAttgttttattataattattaatcATTTGGTATGTGTTATGTGTGCATGTCTCAATGCATGTTACTTTATTATGTAGTTATGTATTTATTAATAACAGTAGCTTTTCTGTGGACCCCATAAAGAGCAGCTTTGGGGCGTCTATGAgctgatcaaaaaaaaaaaaaattaactaagaaattgcataaatatttgcaaatgttttctgttttgtttttgcatacaATACAGAGTAACAATTATCCTACTGGAATGTTTACAACCTTATTAATTTGTTACTttacagctgttgtttttttaaattattattctgTTATGTTAAGTTGCTTTTGTGATCTAATTTGGCTGATCTTGTGCTCATTTGCTCATTTTGGGAAATGACAGCCATTTTATCAGTAACTATGATGATTTATCAGCTAATATTTTTGCAACCAAACCATAAAtataacagctttttttttcaccgctttctttattttaatatttggaATGTAATCCAGCATAAATTTGCACAAGAATCTAGTGTAATATCTCACGTGATTATTTAGTTTAACCTCTAACATTATTTTACAGGCCTCTTGTCATTCAGAAATGGTTGCCCGGGCAGTGACCATTTTCCATCATGAGGAACGAGGAAGTTCGTGCTGCCCACATCCATCGCCTCCACAGTGGGATCCAGCAGAGGACCTCCGCTGCATCGCTGCCACCTTCCAGTATCTACACACCTCAGGTACACCAGCAGCTTTATTCTGACTTCACATCTCGTTTCACTGGAATACAACCGTTTGCATCTGAGTCCAGGTTTCATCATTTGTTCATTGAATGTGACAGAAATTTGAGGATGTGTGATCTGAAGCTGTGTGTGGCTTTCTGCATGGTATTGTAGACAGAACTGGAGTGAGTGTCACAGTCAGACTTAGCCCTGACATCTATGGTGTTGGTGTTAATGTGGCTATATTTAACCAAACATTCATatcaaataatgaaaaataaaacctgaTATCTTCTTCCAGGTTGGTACTGGGGTTCTGTTTCAGCGAGTGAAGCTCGGGAAGCTCTCCTGACCAAATCTGAAGGTACATTCCTGGTACGGGACAGCAGCCACCCTCAGTACATGCTGGCTCTGTCAGTAAAAACCCGCTATGGACCCACCAGTGTGCGTATCGAGTACAACAGGGGCTGTTTCTGGCTTGACTCCATTTCCCCTGGACTGCCTCACCTGCAGTCCTTCCCAGACGTCCCCAGCCTCATACAGCACTACTCTGGCTCTGGCCAGACCCCACAGGACCAGGCGTCCAGTGACATTCTCCCCCAAAACAAGCCCGACGCTGCACAGCAT
Encoded proteins:
- the LOC110951051 gene encoding cytokine-inducible SH2-containing protein-like; this encodes MVARAVTIFHHEERGSSCCPHPSPPQWDPAEDLRCIAATFQYLHTSGWYWGSVSASEAREALLTKSEGTFLVRDSSHPQYMLALSVKTRYGPTSVRIEYNRGCFWLDSISPGLPHLQSFPDVPSLIQHYSGSGQTPQDQASSDILPQNKPDAAQHAAKDSGVPLKLTNPLHRLKVFPSLQHLARLTINRHTNCSNQLPLPNPLLRYLQDYPFSI